The sequence below is a genomic window from Candidatus Hydrogenedentota bacterium.
CGCGGATGGCCCCGGCGTCGACTTTTTCGATTTCCATCAGGGGCACCTCGACGAGGTCGAAACCGAGCCCATTGGCGCGGTCGATGATGTCGAGGGTGTCGTTGCTCCAGCTATTGGTCCAGGCGTAAGCGTGGACGGCGTAATTCAATGGCTTCATGGACTTTCTCTCCTGTTCCGTTTCGCGGACTCCCCGGGCGCCTGGCTCCCAGTTTCCCGCGCGTGGGGGCACCCGTTCAAGGCCTGTCGCCCATCAGGTCGTCGAAGTCCTCAAGGGCGTCCATATCCTCTTCCTCCTCATCTTCGGCGGAGGCGTCGTTGTCGGACTCGTATTCGTCGATCATGGCCTGGGCGACACCGGCGGTTGTAAGAAACGTCAGCTCGTCGTCGGTTACCCCGTAGGCTCGAAGGATTTCGAGTTGTTCGCGGGTCGGCGGCGGCTGCAAGACTTCGATGAGGCGGACGGCGTCGCCCTTGGTGGCGACACGGGCGATCTGGGCCTCGGTGGCCCCGAGATCGCGGATTCGGGCGATCTGTTCGGGGGTCGGCGGGGCCTCGGCTTCGGAGGCGTCCTCAAAATCGGTTACGACCTCGTCGTCCCAGTCGGAGATACCGTCGAGGGCGGCCTCGATACCGCCGCCGACGTAGCCGGGGCCTTCGGGCTCGGGGTTCGGGGTGTGAAATTCCCGCGGGCCGAGCTTCTGGGCGAGCTGTGCGGTGAGGATATTGCGGCTTCCGATGAGTGCGATGCGCCCGCCGCATTTCTTGCAGTAGCCGCGAAACCCGAGAAACTGGGGGCGGATTTGGAGATGCTCCTCGCAGTGGGGGCAAATGAAGATCATGCGAATCGGTTCCCGGACATGTATTGGCATATATAGCGCGCGGGGTCCCCGGCGGATGGCTTGACGCGGCGACCACAGGCGCTATAGAGTGTGAGGCATCATAGTGGCTGGCAATTTCGGAACGCAACCAGGGCCATACGAGGGCAGCGCTACAAGCAATGATGACGAAATCATTTCGATTGCTGCTCGCGGCGTTGGCGCTTCCGGGGGCCTTGTTCCTGGCGCCGGTATCGCGCGCGGAAACGGGGGGCGCGCCCTGGACGTATCGGGCGGAGGCGCTGGAAGACGGGGTTTTTCTGCGGAACTGGCTGATCTGCGGGCCTTTTCCGAATCCGGTGGACGATGGGGGGCTTGGGGCGTGCCTGCACGACGCGGGGTGCACGGGGTTCTTCACGGACTACCTGGTTCCGATCGGCGGAGAGACCGGATGCGCGCCGCAGGAGCGGCTGGAGGTACCGGGTCCGGACGATAGCTACCGGCGCTGGACGGGGGTTCAGGCGCTGGGCGACCGCATCTATTTCGACGATTACCTCTCCCCCGCCGCGTATCAGACGGGTTACGCGGTCTGCTGGATCGATGCGGACGCGGCGGAGGATCGCCTGGTTAGCGTGGGGAGCAATGACGGTATCCGAATTTGGGTGAACGGGCAGGAGGTGTTTCGCTACCACACGGGGCGTTACATCCGCCCGGACGAACACTACCTGCGGCTCCCGCTCCAGTCGGGCCGCAACCAGATTTTGGTGAAGCTGGACAATTGCGAAGGGCGCTGGGGGTTCATGATGCGCCCCGTGAGCAATGAGCACGCCAAGAAGGAGGTGATCACCCGCCTCAACCAGGTCCTGCGGTTCGATTATCGTCTGAACGAGACGGGCTTCGCGCTGACGCTGGGCGATCCGACGGTAATCGGCAATATCGCGGAACTTCCCGAGGCGCGCATTACCGTGTTTGATCTGGAGGGCAACGCGGTGGCGCGTTTCGAGGCTCCGCTGTGCCACCCGGTCGCCCTGCCGTTCAGCGATTACCCTGAAAACGAGTACCGGCTTGAGGGGGCGGTGCTCTGGCCCTTTCGCGGACGGATTGTTGTGCCGGGAATGCTGTATCGCGGGGATTTACGGGCGGAAGTGCAGGCGCTCGTGTCCCCCGGCCAGCCGTCCACGCCGGAGAGCCGTCCGGCGGAGGCGATTGCGGATTTGGTGTCGAGCATCGTCCGGCTGGACGCGCACCAGGCTTTTGGCGGGGAGCCTCGGGCCTACCGGCGGCTGAAGACGGGTATTACCCAGGCGATTGAGACTTCGATTGCGATTGGGCCGGACGCTCCGCCGTACGCGCGGCTTTTCCCGGCCCCGCGGCAGTTTGGCACGAGCGGTCACGCGCAGGTGGATATCGGCGGCAACTGGACGCTGCAAATTGCCCCCGGCCTGTTCGCCGAGGGACTGGAAACGTCTCTTGCGGCGTCGTGGGCGGAGCTGACGGGCCCCCTTGACGCCGGTCCGGCGGCGCATGTTGTGCGCGTGATCGCGATGACACCCGGGGATGCGGTCCCCGGCGGGGAAGCGCTTGCGCTGCCGGAAGACTCGGCTTCGCTGCTGGAGCTGGTTCCCGAGGCCGCCGAGGGATACGCGATCCGCCTTGACGGCGGCGGCGCCATCATTGCGGGGCGGACGGCGGCGGGCGCCTACTATGGCCTCGACACCTTCCTGCAGCTCATCGGACAGACGCCGATTTCGGCGTCGAACCAGCGTTCGCTGGCGGGGGGCACGATCATCGACGCGCCTCTGTATGAGACGCGGGCGGCGGTGTACACGCTCGACGCGTTCGACGACGCTTTTCGCGACTGGGTTGATCACCTGGCGCGGCTTCGCTACAACACGCTTTTTCTGGCTTCGCCGCTGTATCCGGATTTGGAGGACAGCGAGATCCAGCCCATGCTGGTGTCGGCGTATGCGTACTGCCGCGCGCGCTTCATCGAGCCGATCCCGTTGGTAGAGACCTTCGGGGCGGACACGCTGGCGGCGCGGATCGATCCGAACCTGCTGGAGGGCGTCTACCACGAGGAGCTGGCGGTTGAAGTGGATAGCCTCCGGCGGCTGAACCTTCCCTACGACCGGTTGATCAACGCGGCCACGACGCGGCCGCGACTGCGCACGGAGAAGGGATACAAGATTCTCCGGCTGGATCGGGATTACGAGATCCACTCCCTGTCGCCTCCGGTCATCCAACTCAAGGGTCAGGCCCCGGTGCAGACGGGCGAGAAAATCCTGGTATCGGCGGATCTTGTGGATCGGTCGCTGGCTCCGACCGCGGCGGCGTGCCCATCGGATTCGGAGACGTGGCTGATCGCGGAGCGGGTGCTCGGAGATATCTTCGAATACCTTCAACCGCGCGGCGCGCACCTGGGCCACACGGGTGCGGGCTACCTGAACCGGGACAGCCGCTGCCTGGACCGGGAGCTGCCGAATGACTTGATCCTGGCGGACGCGGTGCAGAAGGGCTTCGACATTGTGCGGAAGCTGGACCGGAAGGCCACGGTGTACATTTGGGGGGATCATTTCAATCCGATGCAGTCGGCGCTGGCGCTTGACGCGCTGAAGGCCCCGGAGTACCTGCCGCGGGACATTACGGTGATTGACTGGCACTACCGGAGCAATTCCTACTACGATGTCTGGCGTGTGGAGCAGGGCATCCGCTATTTCGACCAGTTTGGATTCGGCACGTTGGGCGCGGCGCGGAGCAATCCATTGAATGTCGCGCAGCTGGCGGAAATGAAGCCGGCGCACCCGCGGCGCTTTCGCGGATTGGTGTACCGCCCGGAATCCGAACGCGATGGCGGCGAGTACGCGGTGTCCCAGGCGGGGTGGGAAGGGCGCACGATGCTGGGTGTGTTGCCGGATTAAGGCGGCCCGGCTCAACGCGGGGTTTCCGTTCGTGCGGCGCGGGCGGATCATGCTAGAATTCTGGAAACTTGGCCGTTGCGGGCCGAGACTGGAATAGCAGCCCCCCCCACGACGAGGAAACCAAGTCCCAGCTTCTTATGAGCGATGCACCCGAAAAGCCCGCCGGCGGGCGCCCGCCCGCACCAGACCGTCTGGCCGACCTGCTGATCCGGACCGGAGTTATAACCGCGAAGCAGATGGAGGCCGCGCGGGCGCTTCAGGGACCCGAGACGCCCAACCTGATTCAGGCGCTTGTCCAGCTGGGGTTCGTTAAGGAGCCTGATATTACGTCGCTGCTGGTGAAGCAGCTCAAGATCCCGCACTTGAGCCTTCAGGACTACCAGATCAACCAGGGCACGCTCGATGTGCTGCCGCAGGACTTGTGCCGCCGCCACTTTGTGCTTCCGATTGACGTGCTGGGCACGCATTTGACCGTGGCGATGGTGAACCCGCTTGACGACGCGGCCATCGCGGCCCTGCACGCGGCGTGTCCGGGGTACCGTCTGAAGGCGTTTGTCTGCTCGCTGTCGGAATTTCAGCTGGTGGCGCGGCGTTTGTTCACGGCTTCGGCGGGCGGGCCGGCCGGCGGCGCGGAGATGAGCCTGGCGAGCCTGGGTATCGCGCCGAAGCCCGCTGCCCGCCCGAAGACCGTACCGCCGGCTCCGACGCCCGAGCCTCCGGCGGAGGAAGAGGATGTCACGGCAACCCAGCTCTTCGACAACAAAATGCACAAGCCGGTGAAATCGGGGTTGCCGCTGCGATCGAGCCTCATCTGCCTGGACGGCTGGGATCTGGGCCGGGAAATCGAGCTTACGGGTCAGGAGCACCTGATTGGCCGTTCCCCGGACGCGGACACGACGGTGCGATCGCCGCTGGTGTCGCGGGAACACGCTCGGATCACACGGAACGAGGAGTACGGGCAGGAGACCTTTGTCATCACGGATCTGCACAGCAGCAACGGGACCTACGTCAACAATATTCCGGTGACCTCGACGATCCTGCGGCATGGCGATCGGGTGATGCTGGGGAATGTGCTGTTCAAGTTTGTGTTGCTGGACGAGATCGAGGCGCGGTATCACAAGGATGTTCACCACCTGTACAGCATCCAGAAGGGCACGGGGCTGCTGCCTCCGGA
It includes:
- a CDS encoding FHA domain-containing protein, which produces MSDAPEKPAGGRPPAPDRLADLLIRTGVITAKQMEAARALQGPETPNLIQALVQLGFVKEPDITSLLVKQLKIPHLSLQDYQINQGTLDVLPQDLCRRHFVLPIDVLGTHLTVAMVNPLDDAAIAALHAACPGYRLKAFVCSLSEFQLVARRLFTASAGGPAGGAEMSLASLGIAPKPAARPKTVPPAPTPEPPAEEEDVTATQLFDNKMHKPVKSGLPLRSSLICLDGWDLGREIELTGQEHLIGRSPDADTTVRSPLVSREHARITRNEEYGQETFVITDLHSSNGTYVNNIPVTSTILRHGDRVMLGNVLFKFVLLDEIEARYHKDVHHLYSIQKGTGLLPPDAWSRALGNFLQKGTTPLCACLIEIDNLPAIVQARGQIASVIVMTDLGDLLERYLERNDLPGDMGGGRVAVLFEEKPPEAVFSKLEDLRRTVEAFVFHYKEESFRATISAGLTSIPPGSEPAACLSAMESALRTAVAAGRNTVSVAH